The Mercurialis annua linkage group LG2, ddMerAnnu1.2, whole genome shotgun sequence genome contains a region encoding:
- the LOC126670491 gene encoding uncharacterized protein LOC126670491, with the protein MSEFWTLRQFDSVKSGRVAAGNKKKRKSSKNYDCEEDSITEKEYNCQVIGLWLKEFQSFMKYGNKSVNNTNSCEANTSFMAWQNNMLLRRVPLGFLIGCASYAQEDGFELLLHHTATGRMLHSTSKNARMDHIGKDGGLADLVIGMNECSKKEAVAGACIVFGLTDIAERLCTSVYENEKIGLVVILQVKLWASRYLIKCLKRLIELNIDEDVMLMDLHDKLMRWRHQGQEMFKIDKKIDDAIIGLSHKLLPESGVL; encoded by the coding sequence atgtcAGAGTTTTGGACTCTCAGACAATTTGACTCGGTTAAGTCTGGAAGGGTTGCAGCTGGCAACAAGAAGAAACGTAAGAGTTCCAAGAATTATGACTGTGAAGAGGATTCCATTACTGAAAAGGAGTATAATTGTCAAGTCATTGGCCTCTGGCTCAAAGAATTCCAAAGTTTCATGAAGTATGGTAATAAATCAGTAAACAATACTAACTCTTGTGAGGCAAATACCTCTTTTATGGCTTGGCAGAACAATATGCTTTTGAGGAGAGTTCCATTAGGCTTCTTGATTGGTTGCGCTAGTTATGCTCAAGAAGATGGATTTGAGCTTTTGTTGCATCATACTGCAACTGGTAGGATGCTTCATTCAACATCTAAGAATGCTAGAATGGACCATATAGGAAAAGATGGGGGGCTAGCAGATTTAGTTATAGGAATGAATGAATGTAGTAAGAAGGAAGCTGTTGCAGGTGCCTGTATTGTTTTCGGTTTAACTGATATTGCTGAGAGGTTGTGTACTTCAGTATATGAGAATGAGAAAATTGGACTGGTTGTAATTCTTCAGGTGAAATTGTGGGCGAGCAGGTACTTGATAAAGTGCCTCAAGAGGCTAATTGAGCTTAATATTGATGAAGATGTGATGTTGATGGATCTCCATGATAAATTGATGCGATGGAGGCATCAAGGGCaagaaatgtttaaaattgacaaaaaaattgatgatgCCATTATAGGGTTAAGTCACAAATTATTACCTGAGAGTGGAGTTTTGTGA
- the LOC126670490 gene encoding uncharacterized protein LOC126670490 isoform X1 has translation MAANLPEITDLFSKLAFHLQTLTLSHTSSPEVSNSNIDIVDLSISKLNQSLNLTDDDAQVTVLDTALALMCFKAPQVFDCMTEYLVKTIISVLSSSISCKVLRLEKEEILQIGTLISMPDCIEFIEIVNDVVSRLEEQGIPSHLLSSAVARVAVSASCSRYLVPSIYLMNSKSIDRKSSAISKLLIYLPKESSLENHEIPLRLLSWYLDPLTLKHDISNILQNTIERPFLSLSKEFYERMEWRSILICLVLSPTMFIHVKALLHNWLMLTCNV, from the exons ATGGCCGCCAATTTACCGGAAATAACTGATCTCTTCTCCAAACTCGCATTTCATctccaaaccctaaccctatcGCATACTTCGTCGCCAGAAGTTTCAAATTCTAACATTGATATTGTCGATCTCTCGATTTCGAAGCTTAATCAATCTCTCAATCTCACTGACGACGATGCTCAAGTTACGGTTTTAGATACGGCTCTCGCTCTCATGTGCTTCAAAGCGCCACAG gtTTTTGATTGTATGACTGAGTATCTAGTCAAGACAATTATTAGCGTGTTATCTTCTTCGATAAGTTGTAAGGTGTTGCGGTTAGAGAAGGAAGAGATTTTACAGATTGGTACTTTAATTTCCATGCCGGATTGTATAGAATTTATTGAAATTGTTAATGATGTCGTTTCCAGATTAGAAGAACAAG GGATACCTTCTCATTTGCTTTCAAGTGCTGTTGCAAGAGTTGCGGTTTCTGCTTCCTGCAGTAGATATTTGGTTCCATCAATTTATTTAATGAATAGTAAATCGATTGATAGAAAAAGCTCTGCTATTTCGAAACTTCTCATCTACTTGCCCAAAGAATCATCTCTTGAAAACCATGAAATACCATTGAG GTTGCTATCGTGGTATCTTGACCCACTAACCTTAAAGCAtgatatttcaaatatattgcAAAACACCATAGAAAGACCTTTTCTTTCTTTAAGCAAGGAATTTTATGAGAGGATGGAGTGGCGCTCCATCCTTATATGCTTGGTGCTTTCTCCAACTATGTTCATTCATGTGAAAGCTCTATTACACAATTGGCTTATGTTGAC ATGTAATGTCTAG
- the LOC126670490 gene encoding uncharacterized protein LOC126670490 isoform X2: protein MAANLPEITDLFSKLAFHLQTLTLSHTSSPEVSNSNIDIVDLSISKLNQSLNLTDDDAQVTVLDTALALMCFKAPQVFDCMTEYLVKTIISVLSSSISCKVLRLEKEEILQIGTLISMPDCIEFIEIVNDVVSRLEEQGIPSHLLSSAVARVAVSASCSRYLVPSIYLMNSKSIDRKSSAISKLLIYLPKESSLENHEIPLSCY, encoded by the exons ATGGCCGCCAATTTACCGGAAATAACTGATCTCTTCTCCAAACTCGCATTTCATctccaaaccctaaccctatcGCATACTTCGTCGCCAGAAGTTTCAAATTCTAACATTGATATTGTCGATCTCTCGATTTCGAAGCTTAATCAATCTCTCAATCTCACTGACGACGATGCTCAAGTTACGGTTTTAGATACGGCTCTCGCTCTCATGTGCTTCAAAGCGCCACAG gtTTTTGATTGTATGACTGAGTATCTAGTCAAGACAATTATTAGCGTGTTATCTTCTTCGATAAGTTGTAAGGTGTTGCGGTTAGAGAAGGAAGAGATTTTACAGATTGGTACTTTAATTTCCATGCCGGATTGTATAGAATTTATTGAAATTGTTAATGATGTCGTTTCCAGATTAGAAGAACAAG GGATACCTTCTCATTTGCTTTCAAGTGCTGTTGCAAGAGTTGCGGTTTCTGCTTCCTGCAGTAGATATTTGGTTCCATCAATTTATTTAATGAATAGTAAATCGATTGATAGAAAAAGCTCTGCTATTTCGAAACTTCTCATCTACTTGCCCAAAGAATCATCTCTTGAAAACCATGAAATACCATTGAG TTGTTATTGA